In the genome of Streptacidiphilus rugosus AM-16, one region contains:
- a CDS encoding OB-fold domain-containing protein: MNFDAYQGLPSADGGVAPDLVNAPMIRHWCEAMGDANPAYTGPDAVAPPAMLQAWTMGSSGRSPHYDALLGGLEQAGYRSVVATDCEQEYLRPLRIGERVLFDAVIESVSAAKRTALGTGHFVTTRTDLRAYDEAGGEKPDDATPLGSHRFRILKFTPAERPPAGSEGEQPRPLRPRPVVNRDNAGFWDGVAAGELRFQRCEECGTPRFPWLPGCNRCGSDRWRAEAASGDGVVYSRVTVHHPMPAAFGRPYAVALVELAEGVRIVANVVGVPPEQVGIGTPVRLGFQRFDEELELPVFHPGGPDRLPPLRVPLTRTLIVAGAIASRDYQDVHHDAELARVKGAPDIFMNILTTNGLVGRYVTDWAGPDARVEAIAIRLGVPAYPGDELQFGGEVVRRSDEPAGERVELAVRGTNRLGVHVSGTVQVLMPRKGEHA; this comes from the coding sequence GTGAACTTCGACGCTTACCAGGGGCTCCCCTCGGCCGACGGCGGGGTCGCGCCCGATCTCGTCAACGCGCCGATGATCCGGCACTGGTGCGAGGCCATGGGCGACGCGAACCCCGCCTACACCGGCCCCGACGCCGTCGCGCCGCCCGCGATGCTGCAGGCCTGGACGATGGGCAGCTCGGGGCGCAGCCCGCACTACGACGCGCTGCTCGGAGGGCTGGAGCAGGCCGGCTACCGGTCCGTCGTGGCGACCGACTGCGAGCAGGAGTACCTGCGGCCGCTGCGGATCGGCGAGCGGGTGCTCTTCGACGCCGTCATCGAGAGCGTGTCCGCGGCGAAGCGGACCGCCCTCGGCACCGGCCACTTCGTCACCACCAGGACGGACCTGCGCGCCTACGACGAGGCGGGAGGCGAGAAGCCGGACGACGCGACGCCACTGGGGTCGCACCGGTTCAGGATCCTCAAGTTCACGCCGGCGGAACGCCCACCGGCTGGTTCGGAAGGAGAGCAGCCGCGTCCGCTGCGTCCACGTCCCGTGGTCAACCGGGACAACGCCGGATTCTGGGACGGGGTCGCCGCGGGCGAACTGCGCTTCCAGCGCTGCGAGGAGTGCGGTACGCCGCGTTTCCCCTGGCTGCCGGGCTGTAACCGGTGCGGCAGCGACCGCTGGCGGGCCGAGGCGGCGTCGGGGGACGGCGTCGTCTACTCCAGGGTCACCGTGCACCACCCGATGCCCGCCGCCTTCGGCCGTCCCTACGCGGTCGCGCTCGTCGAACTCGCCGAAGGCGTGCGGATCGTGGCCAACGTCGTGGGCGTTCCGCCCGAGCAGGTCGGCATCGGCACGCCGGTCAGGCTCGGCTTCCAGCGCTTCGACGAGGAGCTCGAACTTCCGGTCTTCCACCCGGGTGGCCCGGACCGGCTGCCGCCGCTGCGGGTCCCGCTGACCCGGACCCTGATCGTCGCCGGGGCCATCGCCTCGCGCGACTACCAGGACGTCCACCACGACGCGGAACTCGCGCGGGTCAAGGGCGCGCCGGACATCTTCATGAACATCCTGACCACCAACGGCCTGGTCGGCCGGTACGTCACCGACTGGGCCGGTCCGGACGCGCGGGTCGAGGCCATCGCGATCCGGCTCGGGGTCCCCGCCTACCCGGGCGACGAGCTGCAGTTCGGTGGTGAGGTCGTGCGGAGGTCGGACGAACCGGCCGGCGAGCGGGTGGAGCTCGCGGTGCGCGGGACGAACCGGCTCGGGGTCCATGTCAGCGGGACCGTCCAGGTCCTGATGCCGAGGAAGGGCGAGCACGCATGA
- a CDS encoding lipid-transfer protein — translation MSLHRADALGGRAAVVGIGATEFSKDSGRSELKLAVEAVHAALDDAGLTPADVDGMVSFTMDTNPEITVAQAAGIGELSFFSRIHYGGGAACATVQQAAMAVATGVAEVVVCYRAFNERSGHRFGSGLQARQPSAEGAAMGWTMPYGLLTPASWVALHAARYLHTYGLGPEVFGPVAVADRRHAATNPAAWFYQRPITLEEHAASRWIVEPLRLLDCCQETDGGQVIVVTSLERARDLPHPPAVIAAAAQGAGRGQEAMTSFYRDDLTGLPEMGVVARQLWRTSGLRPEEIDTAVLYDHFTPFVLMQLEEFGFCGRGEAADFAAGGGLELGGRLPVNTHGGQLGEAYLHGMNGIAEGVRQVRGSSVNQVAGASKVLVTAGTGVPTSGLVLTADR, via the coding sequence ATGAGTCTGCACCGCGCCGACGCGCTGGGCGGTCGCGCCGCCGTCGTCGGCATCGGAGCGACCGAGTTCTCCAAGGACTCGGGCCGCAGCGAGCTCAAGCTCGCCGTCGAGGCCGTCCACGCCGCGCTCGACGACGCCGGGCTGACCCCCGCCGACGTCGACGGGATGGTCAGTTTCACCATGGACACCAACCCGGAGATCACCGTCGCCCAGGCGGCCGGGATCGGGGAGCTCTCCTTCTTCAGCCGGATCCACTACGGCGGCGGCGCGGCCTGCGCGACCGTGCAGCAGGCGGCGATGGCGGTGGCGACCGGCGTCGCCGAGGTGGTGGTCTGCTACCGCGCCTTCAACGAGCGTTCGGGCCACCGCTTCGGCTCCGGGCTCCAGGCGAGGCAGCCCTCGGCCGAGGGCGCGGCCATGGGCTGGACCATGCCGTACGGGCTGCTCACCCCCGCCTCCTGGGTCGCCCTGCACGCCGCGCGCTACTTGCACACCTACGGGCTCGGCCCGGAGGTCTTCGGTCCGGTCGCGGTCGCCGACCGGCGGCACGCCGCGACCAACCCGGCGGCCTGGTTCTACCAGCGGCCGATCACGCTTGAGGAGCACGCCGCCTCCCGTTGGATCGTCGAGCCGCTGCGGCTGCTGGACTGCTGCCAGGAGACCGACGGCGGCCAGGTGATCGTGGTCACCTCCCTCGAACGGGCCCGCGACCTGCCGCACCCGCCCGCCGTGATCGCCGCCGCCGCGCAGGGGGCGGGCCGCGGGCAGGAGGCGATGACCAGCTTCTACCGCGACGACCTCACCGGGCTGCCGGAGATGGGCGTCGTCGCCCGCCAGTTGTGGCGCACCAGCGGCCTGCGGCCCGAGGAGATCGACACTGCGGTGCTCTACGACCACTTCACCCCCTTCGTGCTGATGCAGCTGGAGGAGTTCGGCTTCTGCGGTCGCGGCGAGGCGGCGGACTTCGCCGCGGGCGGAGGGCTGGAGCTGGGCGGCCGGCTGCCGGTCAACACCCACGGCGGGCAGCTCGGCGAGGCCTACCTGCACGGCATGAACGGCATCGCCGAGGGCGTCCGCCAGGTGCGCGGCAGCTCCGTCAACCAGGTGGCGGGTGCGTCGAAGGTGCTGGTCACGGCAGGGACCGGGGTGCCGACCTCGGGGCTGGTGCTGACGGCGGACCGGTAA
- a CDS encoding GNAT family N-acetyltransferase — translation MSADGATELTWRPLERGDVAAWRLLLEIIEAVEREDEHPSEQDLLERFDDPYVDTARGSMAVWDGDRMVGYHWMKARTAADPQHDFWQVGGVDPEYRGRGIGARLLGWAEQAALPLHEERFPGAPLALMDGCVVGSASEALFRQLGYEQVRWYHNMVVADLATAVAELPASPVPDGVVFLPFTAERSADALRVRNDAFRDHYGSVPQSSEGWAHFVGGTAFRPDGSFIAYERGQEGGAGAPGQPLAIVLAEEYDGHRQATGRRDLYVALVGTARAGRKRGIASALLAHALRRAAADGFDTSTLGVDMDSPTGAVGLYERLGYRPEQSYVAQQKFLRR, via the coding sequence ATGAGTGCTGACGGAGCGACGGAGCTCACCTGGCGTCCACTGGAACGCGGGGACGTCGCCGCGTGGCGGCTGCTGCTGGAGATCATCGAGGCGGTCGAGCGGGAGGACGAGCACCCCTCGGAGCAGGATCTGCTCGAGCGCTTCGACGACCCCTACGTCGACACGGCCCGCGGCAGCATGGCCGTCTGGGACGGCGACCGGATGGTCGGCTATCACTGGATGAAGGCCCGCACGGCCGCCGATCCGCAGCACGACTTCTGGCAGGTCGGCGGCGTGGATCCGGAGTACCGGGGCCGCGGGATCGGTGCGCGGCTGCTCGGCTGGGCGGAGCAGGCGGCGCTGCCGTTGCACGAGGAGCGCTTTCCCGGCGCCCCACTGGCGCTGATGGACGGCTGCGTGGTCGGCTCGGCCTCGGAGGCGCTGTTCCGGCAGCTCGGCTACGAGCAGGTCCGCTGGTACCACAACATGGTCGTGGCCGATCTCGCGACCGCCGTCGCCGAGCTTCCCGCGTCCCCGGTGCCGGACGGAGTCGTGTTCCTGCCCTTCACGGCCGAACGCTCGGCGGACGCCCTGCGGGTGCGCAACGACGCCTTCCGCGACCACTACGGCAGCGTCCCGCAGAGCTCGGAGGGCTGGGCCCATTTCGTGGGCGGCACCGCGTTCCGGCCCGACGGGAGCTTCATCGCCTACGAGCGCGGCCAGGAGGGCGGGGCCGGAGCGCCGGGTCAGCCGCTGGCCATCGTGCTGGCCGAGGAGTACGACGGCCATCGGCAGGCCACCGGCAGGCGCGACCTCTACGTCGCCCTGGTGGGCACCGCCCGGGCCGGCCGCAAGCGCGGCATCGCCTCCGCGCTGCTCGCGCACGCACTGCGCCGCGCGGCGGCGGACGGTTTCGACACTTCCACGCTGGGCGTCGACATGGACTCCCCGACCGGCGCCGTCGGCCTGTACGAGCGGCTCGGCTACCGGCCGGAGCAGAGCTATGTCGCGCAGCAGAAGTTCCTGCGCAGGTAG
- a CDS encoding EamA family transporter, with translation MTTPSSSARTAPFEEHGGWSDGTGGLPSGAPPSPSAVLPPAAAAGAEGERRRRGIPAPLFCLAAMFTVQLGIALSTPLFPLLGVAGTTSLRLVTASAVLLVATRPRLRGRSAHDLGSAALLGLASAGMTLLFAGAVARLPMGTAATIEFLGPLAVALGFSRRLGHVLWALLAAAGVVLLTVVGGGGARVTPSGLAFAFGAAVCLALYILLTHRVGNAFGGFEGLALSLTVAAVVLAPFGFGEAWHGLAASAHPWLLLLGVAGVALLFPVAPYLLEMTALRRLPQRVFSVIASLEPAVSALIGLAVLGQVLTLPQLAGIGCVIAASAGATLTERG, from the coding sequence ATGACCACGCCCTCCTCCTCCGCCCGCACCGCGCCCTTCGAGGAGCACGGGGGCTGGAGCGACGGCACGGGCGGGCTGCCCTCCGGCGCACCACCGTCACCCTCAGCAGTCCTGCCGCCCGCAGCGGCGGCGGGGGCAGAAGGAGAGCGGCGCCGGAGAGGGATTCCGGCGCCGCTCTTCTGTCTGGCGGCGATGTTCACCGTGCAGCTGGGCATCGCGCTCTCCACGCCGCTCTTCCCACTGCTGGGCGTGGCCGGAACCACCTCGCTCCGGCTGGTGACGGCCTCCGCGGTCCTGCTCGTCGCGACCCGGCCGCGCCTGCGCGGCCGCAGCGCGCACGATCTCGGCTCGGCGGCGCTGCTCGGACTCGCCTCGGCGGGGATGACCCTGCTGTTCGCCGGCGCGGTCGCGCGGCTGCCCATGGGGACGGCCGCGACGATCGAGTTCCTCGGCCCGCTGGCCGTCGCCCTCGGCTTCTCGCGACGGCTCGGCCATGTGCTGTGGGCGCTGCTCGCGGCGGCCGGAGTGGTGCTGCTCACCGTCGTGGGCGGAGGAGGCGCCCGGGTCACCCCGTCCGGCCTGGCCTTCGCCTTCGGCGCGGCGGTCTGTCTGGCCCTCTACATCCTGCTGACGCACCGGGTGGGCAACGCGTTCGGCGGCTTCGAGGGCCTGGCGCTCTCGCTGACCGTCGCCGCAGTGGTCCTCGCGCCCTTCGGATTCGGCGAGGCGTGGCACGGCCTTGCGGCGAGCGCCCACCCGTGGCTGCTGCTCCTGGGTGTCGCCGGGGTGGCGCTGCTCTTCCCCGTGGCGCCGTACCTGCTGGAGATGACGGCGCTGCGCCGACTGCCGCAGCGGGTCTTCAGCGTGATCGCCAGCCTGGAACCGGCGGTCAGCGCGCTGATCGGGCTGGCGGTGCTGGGCCAGGTGCTGACGCTGCCGCAGCTGGCCGGCATCGGCTGTGTGATCGCGGCGAGCGCGGGTGCGACGCTGACCGAGCGCGGCTGA
- a CDS encoding DUF1906 domain-containing protein codes for MLALLCVPALASPTEAAAAQRRLPQVFTGQAFDTCSAPALSLLRAWRQRSPYGALGIYIGGSNRGCAQPRLNRAYVQAANAMGWRLLPLYVGAQAPCVTGAHGKGHRIGYWSALGQGQAEGADAVRQAQALGLADTSPIYLDMEAYARDRGRCSLAVLRYTTAWSRTVHSGGYVSGFYSSADSGVADLASLSAYRDVPLTRAAEQIGGLPDVIWYARWDHRSSTDGYRALGQSQWTGHRRVHQYVGNRTESHGGVRANIDRNAVDAPVALVE; via the coding sequence ATGCTTGCGCTCCTCTGCGTTCCGGCGCTGGCATCCCCCACCGAGGCGGCCGCCGCCCAGCGCCGGCTGCCCCAGGTCTTCACCGGTCAGGCCTTCGACACCTGCTCCGCCCCCGCCCTCTCGCTGCTCCGCGCCTGGCGTCAGAGATCGCCCTACGGCGCGCTCGGCATCTACATCGGCGGCAGCAACCGCGGCTGCGCCCAGCCACGCCTGAACCGCGCCTACGTGCAGGCGGCGAACGCCATGGGCTGGCGCCTGCTCCCGCTCTACGTCGGCGCGCAGGCCCCCTGCGTCACCGGCGCGCACGGCAAGGGCCATCGGATCGGCTACTGGTCCGCCCTCGGCCAGGGCCAGGCCGAGGGCGCGGACGCGGTCCGGCAGGCGCAGGCGCTCGGACTCGCCGACACCAGCCCGATCTACCTCGACATGGAGGCCTACGCCAGGGACCGGGGCAGGTGCAGCCTGGCGGTGCTCCGCTACACCACCGCCTGGTCGCGGACCGTCCACAGCGGCGGCTACGTGTCCGGTTTCTACAGCTCCGCGGACTCCGGCGTCGCCGACCTCGCCTCGCTCAGCGCGTACCGGGACGTGCCGCTCACCCGCGCCGCGGAGCAGATCGGCGGCCTGCCGGACGTCATCTGGTACGCCCGCTGGGACCACCGCTCCTCCACCGACGGCTACCGGGCGCTGGGCCAGAGCCAGTGGACCGGACACCGCCGGGTGCACCAGTACGTGGGCAACCGGACCGAGAGCCACGGCGGCGTCAGGGCCAACATCGACCGCAACGCCGTCGACGCGCCGGTGGCGCTCGTCGAGTAG
- a CDS encoding long-chain fatty acid--CoA ligase, with protein MLSTMQDVPLTVGRLLAHGAGFHGSATVATWNGSTADSRTFAEVGARAAQLAHALRDELGVNGDQRVATLMWNNTEHLEIYLAVPSMGAVLHTLNLRLPAAQLSYIVNHAADHAIFVNGSLLGLLAPLLPQLEPTLRHVVVVGEGDRAALDDFRARGIAVHEYEQLIADRPTTYPFPADLDERTAAAMCYTSGTTGDPKGVVYSHRSIYLHCLQVISAEDFALTSADKALPVVPMFHVNAWGLPHAAFMVGTSLLMPDRFLQPAPLAQMIQAERPTVSGAVPTIWSGLLDELDRNSYDTSSLRRVVIGGSACPPSLMRAFEERHGITLVHAWGMTETSPLGSFALPPGNLTPEQEWPYRLTQGRFPASVEPRIIGPDGTPAPHDGVTAGELEVRGPWIAGSYYGDEQQSSEKFSEDGWLRTGDVGTITPDGYLTLTDRAKDVIKSGGEWISSVELENHLMAHPDVLEAAVVAVPDEKWGERPLATVVLREDAKAGFAELRAFLGERVASWQLPERWSLIAAVPKTSVGKFDKKVIRAEYAAGELDVTLLGKSDQA; from the coding sequence GTGCTCAGCACGATGCAGGACGTCCCGCTCACCGTCGGCCGGCTCCTCGCCCACGGCGCGGGCTTCCACGGCTCCGCCACCGTGGCCACGTGGAACGGGTCGACCGCGGACAGCCGCACCTTCGCCGAGGTCGGTGCGCGCGCCGCCCAGCTGGCGCACGCACTGCGCGACGAGCTCGGCGTCAACGGCGACCAGCGGGTCGCCACCCTCATGTGGAACAACACCGAGCACCTGGAGATCTACCTCGCGGTGCCGTCCATGGGCGCCGTCCTGCACACCCTGAACCTCCGGCTGCCCGCCGCCCAGCTCTCCTACATCGTCAACCACGCCGCAGACCACGCGATCTTCGTCAACGGCAGTCTGCTGGGGCTGCTCGCCCCCCTGCTGCCGCAGCTGGAGCCGACCCTGCGGCACGTCGTGGTGGTCGGGGAGGGCGACCGCGCCGCCCTGGACGACTTCAGGGCCCGCGGCATCGCGGTCCACGAGTACGAGCAGCTGATCGCCGACCGGCCCACCACGTACCCGTTCCCGGCCGACCTGGACGAGCGCACCGCCGCGGCCATGTGCTACACCTCCGGCACGACGGGCGACCCGAAGGGCGTCGTCTACAGCCACCGCTCGATCTACCTGCACTGCCTCCAGGTCATCTCCGCCGAGGACTTCGCGCTGACCTCGGCCGACAAGGCGCTGCCGGTGGTGCCGATGTTCCACGTCAACGCCTGGGGTCTGCCGCACGCGGCCTTCATGGTCGGCACCTCGCTGCTGATGCCGGACCGCTTCCTGCAGCCGGCCCCGCTCGCCCAGATGATCCAGGCCGAGCGGCCAACCGTCAGCGGCGCGGTGCCGACGATCTGGAGCGGCCTCCTCGACGAACTGGACCGCAACAGTTACGACACCTCGTCGCTGCGCCGCGTGGTGATCGGCGGCTCCGCCTGCCCGCCCTCGCTGATGAGGGCCTTCGAGGAGCGGCACGGGATCACCCTCGTCCACGCCTGGGGCATGACCGAGACCTCGCCGCTCGGCTCCTTCGCCCTGCCGCCCGGCAACCTGACGCCGGAGCAGGAGTGGCCCTACCGGCTCACCCAGGGCCGCTTCCCCGCCTCCGTCGAACCCCGCATCATCGGCCCCGACGGCACCCCCGCCCCGCACGACGGCGTCACCGCCGGCGAGCTGGAGGTGCGCGGCCCGTGGATCGCCGGCTCCTACTACGGAGACGAGCAGCAGTCCTCGGAGAAGTTCAGCGAGGACGGCTGGCTCCGCACCGGCGACGTCGGCACGATCACCCCCGACGGCTACCTGACCCTCACCGACCGCGCCAAGGACGTCATCAAGTCCGGCGGCGAGTGGATCTCCAGCGTCGAGCTGGAGAACCACCTTATGGCCCACCCCGACGTCCTGGAGGCGGCCGTCGTCGCCGTCCCCGACGAGAAGTGGGGCGAGCGCCCCCTGGCCACCGTCGTCCTGCGCGAGGACGCGAAGGCCGGCTTCGCCGAACTCCGCGCCTTCCTCGGCGAGCGCGTCGCCTCCTGGCAGCTCCCCGAGCGCTGGTCGCTGATCGCCGCCGTGCCGAAGACGAGCGTGGGGAAGTTCGACAAGAAGGTCATCCGCGCCGAGTACGCGGCGGGCGAGCTGGACGTCACCCTGCTCGGCAAGAGCGACCAGGCCTGA
- a CDS encoding RNA polymerase sigma-70 factor, protein MIDTPASADLLDDFTRHRRLLFSTAYRLLGSVADAEDVLQDAWLKWSGTDRETVTNARAYLVRTVTNLSLNRLTSARATRESYIGPWLPEPLITGPDVADEAELADTVSTAMLVVLESLTPVERAVFVLREAFGYSHAEIADILGRNEATVRQTAHRAKAHVQARRPRFDSDTTRRREVTERFLAACTGGDLNAVMELLAPDVTAWSDGGGKVTAARRPLHGTDPVARWILGVLAKPELQGMTLEPATINGEQSVLFAMGGHPVGALTYDLADGRLLNLRFQVNPDKLRGLS, encoded by the coding sequence GTGATCGACACACCCGCGTCCGCCGACCTGTTGGACGACTTCACCCGGCACCGCCGCCTGCTCTTCTCCACCGCCTACCGGCTGTTGGGCAGCGTCGCGGACGCCGAGGACGTGCTGCAGGACGCGTGGCTGAAGTGGTCGGGGACCGACAGGGAGACGGTGACCAACGCGCGCGCCTACCTGGTGCGCACGGTCACCAACCTCTCGCTGAACCGGCTCACCTCGGCCCGGGCCACCCGCGAGTCCTACATCGGCCCTTGGCTGCCGGAACCACTGATCACCGGCCCGGACGTGGCCGACGAGGCGGAGCTGGCCGACACCGTCTCCACCGCGATGCTCGTCGTGCTGGAGAGCCTGACCCCGGTGGAGCGGGCCGTCTTCGTCCTGCGCGAGGCCTTCGGCTACTCCCACGCCGAGATCGCCGACATCCTCGGCCGCAACGAGGCGACGGTCCGCCAGACCGCCCACCGTGCCAAGGCGCACGTCCAGGCCCGGCGCCCGCGCTTCGACAGCGACACCACACGGCGCCGCGAGGTCACCGAGCGCTTCCTCGCCGCCTGCACCGGCGGCGACCTCAACGCGGTGATGGAACTGCTGGCCCCGGACGTGACCGCCTGGTCCGACGGCGGCGGCAAGGTCACCGCCGCCCGCCGCCCCCTGCACGGCACCGACCCGGTGGCGCGCTGGATCCTCGGCGTGCTGGCCAAGCCCGAACTCCAGGGCATGACCCTGGAACCGGCGACCATCAACGGCGAACAGAGCGTCCTCTTCGCCATGGGCGGCCACCCGGTCGGCGCGCTCACCTACGACCTCGCCGACGGCCGACTGCTGAACCTCCGCTTCCAGGTCAACCCGGACAAGCTCCGCGGCCTGTCCTGA
- a CDS encoding LCP family protein — protein sequence MRTDRIPAAEATPAAPAAQGRAALRRAGRRGRRRTWKIVGWSLAVVLVLTGGGAVYLYLQLAGNIRTDSSYSGSDRAAAVGVEKADPFGRTPLNIMLLGSDTRSSAADCRLGGACTDAQGARADVEMLVHLSADRSNMTVMSIPRDLMTQLPACTDARTGAHTSGGYGQINSTLQYGPGCTDTAVHKLTGIPIDGFAMVDFAGVIGISQALGGVDLCFTSRFYDRNSGLKLTAGHHVLEGTSALQFLRTRDSFGDGSDNRGRTFATHLFFTAMINRLKGAGTLTDLPAMYRIANAATKSLTVSDNFDTPLKLVDLAGELNKVPTERITFTTMQNSPDPAPHSKHVVAGPGAATLFRAIADDHSLTAGPGGAASTGASATASPAATVQPSTVAVAVSNGSGARGRAAAVLAVLERAGFSHRGTALTEPSPAATTTLDYGPSDAAAAHAVAATLGLPATALRPGSAAGLKLVIGADWTTGTAYPGGHPSAAPLDTAAALAGAQANNGRSAGCVQVSTEYTQPGHTPQMMFDDYPHVPNSAP from the coding sequence ATGCGAACCGACCGAATACCGGCGGCCGAGGCGACTCCGGCCGCTCCCGCGGCTCAGGGGCGGGCCGCGCTGCGCAGGGCCGGCCGCCGCGGCCGCCGCCGGACGTGGAAGATCGTCGGGTGGTCCCTCGCCGTGGTCCTCGTCCTGACCGGCGGCGGCGCCGTCTACCTGTACCTGCAGCTGGCCGGGAACATCAGGACCGACTCGTCCTACTCCGGCAGCGACAGGGCGGCCGCCGTGGGCGTGGAGAAGGCCGACCCCTTCGGCCGGACGCCGCTCAACATCATGCTGCTCGGCTCGGACACCCGCTCCTCCGCCGCCGACTGCCGGCTCGGCGGCGCGTGCACGGACGCCCAGGGGGCCAGGGCGGACGTGGAGATGCTGGTCCATCTCTCCGCCGACCGCAGCAACATGACGGTGATGAGCATCCCGCGCGATCTGATGACCCAGTTGCCCGCCTGCACCGACGCCCGGACCGGCGCGCACACGAGCGGCGGCTACGGCCAGATCAACTCCACGCTCCAGTACGGGCCCGGCTGCACGGACACGGCGGTCCACAAGCTCACCGGCATCCCGATCGACGGCTTCGCCATGGTGGACTTCGCGGGGGTCATCGGCATCTCGCAGGCGCTGGGCGGGGTGGACCTCTGCTTCACCAGCCGGTTCTACGACAGGAACTCGGGACTGAAGCTGACCGCGGGCCACCACGTCCTCGAAGGCACCTCCGCGCTCCAGTTCCTGCGGACCAGGGACTCCTTCGGCGACGGCAGCGACAACCGCGGCCGGACGTTCGCGACGCACCTCTTCTTCACGGCGATGATCAACAGACTGAAGGGCGCGGGCACCCTCACCGATCTCCCCGCGATGTACCGGATCGCGAACGCCGCGACCAAGTCGCTGACCGTGAGCGACAACTTCGACACCCCGCTCAAGCTGGTCGATCTCGCCGGGGAGCTGAACAAGGTGCCCACCGAGCGGATCACCTTCACCACCATGCAGAACTCCCCCGACCCTGCCCCCCACAGCAAGCACGTGGTGGCCGGCCCCGGAGCCGCCACCCTCTTCCGTGCCATCGCCGACGACCACTCGCTGACGGCCGGCCCCGGCGGCGCCGCGAGCACCGGCGCCTCCGCCACCGCCTCCCCCGCCGCCACGGTCCAGCCGTCCACGGTCGCCGTCGCCGTCTCCAACGGCAGCGGCGCCAGGGGCCGCGCGGCGGCAGTGCTGGCCGTACTGGAGCGCGCCGGCTTCAGTCACCGCGGCACCGCGCTGACCGAACCCTCACCGGCCGCGACCACCACGCTCGACTACGGCCCCAGCGACGCCGCAGCCGCGCACGCGGTGGCCGCGACGCTGGGCCTCCCGGCGACGGCGCTGCGGCCCGGTTCCGCCGCCGGGCTGAAGCTGGTGATCGGGGCGGACTGGACGACCGGCACCGCCTACCCCGGCGGCCACCCCTCCGCCGCCCCGCTCGACACCGCGGCCGCACTCGCCGGGGCACAGGCCAACAACGGGCGGTCCGCAGGCTGCGTGCAGGTGAGCACCGAGTACACCCAGCCGGGCCACACCCCGCAGATGATGTTCGACGACTATCCGCACGTCCCCAACTCGGCCCCCTGA
- a CDS encoding class I SAM-dependent rRNA methyltransferase produces the protein MPVEEDFTNALRAELSAVEPDTPSLLQGALRSGRRRRRRQLTATLGGAAAVLAVAVLVSTLGVTRHTDSLSRPTAANPTASPAPSTPSAVPAPVGAQGLVAALESLLPHGGTVSDASGTPDVRTPAAALTYRNAQGGSLVRVSLSRLPAAGIVPALQEGCPPDAAASHDVCEAWTLPDGSVLVTTRSSAHADGAPGQQRWSAVRTAADGRRWTVREVRTAGPDPALSFPDLMDIVTSPAWDPAMAAVRAGAS, from the coding sequence ATGCCCGTCGAAGAAGACTTCACCAACGCCTTGCGCGCCGAGCTGAGCGCGGTCGAGCCCGACACCCCGTCGCTCCTCCAGGGCGCGCTGCGCAGCGGACGCCGCCGCCGTCGCCGTCAGCTGACCGCGACGCTCGGCGGAGCGGCGGCCGTGCTCGCCGTCGCCGTCCTGGTCAGCACGCTCGGGGTCACCCGGCACACGGACAGTCTCAGCCGTCCGACCGCGGCGAACCCGACCGCGTCGCCCGCTCCGTCCACCCCGAGCGCGGTCCCCGCCCCCGTCGGCGCGCAGGGGCTCGTCGCCGCGCTGGAGAGCCTGCTGCCGCACGGAGGCACGGTCTCCGACGCATCCGGCACACCCGACGTCCGCACTCCCGCAGCGGCGCTCACCTACCGGAACGCCCAGGGCGGTTCGCTGGTCCGGGTCTCGCTGTCCCGGCTGCCGGCGGCCGGGATCGTCCCGGCGCTCCAGGAGGGGTGCCCGCCCGACGCGGCCGCGTCGCACGACGTGTGCGAGGCCTGGACGCTTCCCGACGGCTCGGTCCTGGTCACCACGCGGTCCTCCGCGCACGCGGACGGCGCCCCGGGGCAACAGCGCTGGTCCGCGGTGCGGACCGCCGCGGACGGCCGCCGGTGGACCGTGCGGGAGGTCCGCACCGCGGGGCCCGATCCCGCGCTGTCGTTCCCCGACCTGATGGACATCGTGACCAGCCCGGCCTGGGATCCCGCCATGGCCGCGGTCCGAGCGGGTGCGTCGTGA
- a CDS encoding SigE family RNA polymerase sigma factor, with product MRRRDEEEFLAFAAARSGPLFRSACVLCSGDVHLAEDLVQETLGRMYATWRKISQIDNPAAYAQTVLVRTFLTHRRRRSSTERPTDTLPDEREAEEQDTSLRLTLLDAMGRLAPQDRAVLLLRYWEDRSVEETAEILQIRPGAVRNRSMRALGRVRDLLGHDIAELAYH from the coding sequence ATGAGGCGCCGGGACGAAGAGGAGTTCCTGGCGTTCGCCGCCGCGCGCTCCGGGCCGCTGTTCCGGTCCGCGTGCGTGCTGTGCAGCGGTGACGTCCATCTGGCCGAGGACCTGGTGCAGGAGACCCTCGGGCGGATGTACGCGACCTGGCGCAAGATCTCCCAGATAGACAATCCCGCGGCCTACGCGCAGACCGTCCTGGTTCGTACCTTTCTGACCCACCGTCGGCGGCGCAGCAGCACCGAGCGGCCCACCGACACGCTTCCCGACGAGCGCGAGGCCGAGGAGCAGGACACCTCGCTGCGGCTCACCCTGCTGGACGCGATGGGCAGGCTGGCCCCGCAGGACCGCGCGGTCCTGCTGCTGCGCTACTGGGAGGACCGCAGCGTCGAGGAGACCGCGGAGATCCTGCAGATCAGGCCCGGTGCGGTCCGCAACAGGAGCATGCGCGCGCTCGGCCGGGTCAGGGACCTGCTCGGCCACGACATCGCCGAGCTCGCGTACCACTGA